The following proteins are encoded in a genomic region of Galbibacter sp. BG1:
- the uvrA gene encoding excinuclease ABC subunit UvrA, whose amino-acid sequence MTNFEENIEVKGARVHNLKNIDVTIPREKLVVITGLSGSGKSSLAFDTIYAEGQRRYIETFSAYARQFLGGLERPDVDKIDGLSPVIAIEQKTTSKSPRSTVGTITEIYDFLRLLFARAGDAYSYNTGEKMVSYSDEQIKELILADFNGKRINVLAPVVRSRKGHYRELFEQIAKQGFVKVRVDGEVVDLTKGMKVDRYKNHDIEIVIDRLQVDDSDNTSKRLSETINTAMYHGDDVLMILDHETGDTRFFSRNLMCPTTGISYPNPEPNTFSFNSPKGMCPTCSGLGKIHEVNLEKIIPNASSSIKSGGISPLGEYKQSWIFKQLEVIAQRFDFKLTDPIKSISSEAMDMILNGGNEKFSIESKTLGITRDYKIDFEGIISFIKNQFEESQSTSIRRWAKGYMDKVNCPTCDGSRLRVESLYFKINEKNIAELSSLDMVELAKFFKELPQSLSEKQLQIGEEILKEINARISFLLDVGLDYLSLNRSSKSLSGGEAQRIRLATQIGSQLVGVLYILDEPSIGLHQRDNDRLIKSLESLRDIGNSVIVVEHDKDMIERADHVIDIGPKAGKMGGEIISEGKPTDLKNYHTLTADYITGKKEIPVPKERRKGNGKSITLKGCTGNNLKKVNVEFPLGKMIGVTGVSGSGKSTLINETLYPILNAHFFNAVKIPMPYKSIKGLEHIDKVIDINQSPIGRTPRSNPATYTGVFSEIRSLFTQTPEAMIRGYKPGRFSFNVKGGRCETCQGAGVRVIEMNFLPDVTVACETCNGKRFNRETLEIRYKGKSISDVLDMTINEAVDFFENIPKIHRKLATLQDVGLGYITLGQQSTTLSGGEAQRVKLATELSKKDTGNTFYILDEPTTGLHFEDINVLMGVLNTLTDKGNTVLIIEHNLDVIKMVDHIIDIGPEGGKGGGKLIATGTPEEIIKNTKSYTAKYLKNELK is encoded by the coding sequence ATGACGAATTTTGAAGAAAATATAGAGGTAAAGGGTGCTAGAGTCCATAACCTAAAAAATATAGATGTTACCATTCCGAGAGAAAAGTTGGTGGTCATTACCGGGCTCTCGGGAAGTGGAAAATCATCCTTGGCTTTCGATACCATTTATGCGGAAGGGCAACGCCGTTATATAGAAACCTTCTCGGCCTATGCGAGACAGTTTTTGGGCGGACTGGAACGTCCTGATGTCGATAAAATAGACGGACTTTCTCCGGTTATCGCCATTGAACAGAAAACAACTTCCAAATCACCACGGTCTACGGTGGGAACGATTACGGAAATTTACGACTTTTTACGGCTTTTGTTTGCCCGCGCTGGAGATGCCTATAGCTACAATACTGGGGAGAAAATGGTTAGCTACAGCGACGAACAGATTAAAGAGCTTATTTTAGCTGATTTTAACGGAAAACGCATCAATGTATTAGCTCCTGTAGTAAGAAGTAGAAAAGGACATTACAGGGAATTATTTGAGCAAATCGCAAAGCAAGGATTTGTAAAAGTACGCGTGGATGGTGAAGTGGTTGACCTCACGAAAGGAATGAAAGTAGATCGTTACAAAAATCATGATATTGAAATTGTAATAGATCGATTGCAGGTAGACGATAGCGATAACACCTCCAAAAGATTAAGTGAAACTATTAACACTGCCATGTACCACGGTGATGATGTTTTGATGATTTTAGATCACGAAACTGGGGATACCCGCTTTTTTAGTCGGAATTTAATGTGTCCAACCACAGGAATTTCGTATCCCAATCCTGAACCCAATACTTTTTCCTTCAACTCGCCGAAAGGTATGTGCCCAACGTGTAGTGGGTTGGGTAAAATTCATGAAGTAAACTTAGAAAAAATTATCCCTAATGCTAGTTCAAGCATAAAATCTGGAGGAATATCACCTTTAGGGGAATACAAACAATCTTGGATTTTTAAGCAGCTGGAAGTTATTGCACAGCGTTTCGACTTTAAATTAACGGATCCGATAAAAAGTATCTCTTCCGAAGCAATGGATATGATTCTAAATGGCGGAAATGAAAAATTCTCCATTGAATCGAAAACCCTAGGGATTACAAGGGATTATAAAATTGACTTCGAAGGGATTATTAGTTTTATCAAGAATCAATTTGAAGAAAGTCAGTCAACCTCCATTCGCCGATGGGCCAAAGGTTATATGGACAAAGTTAATTGTCCGACCTGCGATGGCAGCCGTCTTCGGGTGGAATCGTTGTATTTTAAAATAAACGAAAAAAACATCGCAGAACTGTCATCCTTAGATATGGTAGAATTGGCTAAGTTTTTTAAGGAACTTCCCCAGTCACTTTCAGAAAAGCAACTTCAAATTGGAGAAGAGATATTAAAGGAAATAAATGCCCGTATTAGTTTCTTGCTGGATGTGGGGTTAGATTACCTTTCTTTGAACAGAAGTTCTAAATCACTTTCTGGTGGAGAGGCCCAACGCATTCGGTTGGCAACACAAATAGGTTCTCAACTTGTGGGTGTGCTTTATATTCTGGATGAACCTAGTATAGGGCTGCATCAAAGGGACAACGACCGACTCATAAAGTCGCTGGAGTCTTTAAGGGATATTGGCAACTCTGTAATTGTGGTGGAACACGACAAGGATATGATTGAACGTGCCGACCACGTCATCGATATTGGGCCAAAGGCCGGTAAAATGGGTGGTGAAATAATTTCTGAAGGCAAGCCAACAGATTTAAAAAATTATCACACGCTTACCGCAGATTATATAACAGGCAAAAAAGAAATTCCTGTTCCTAAGGAGCGACGAAAAGGCAATGGAAAATCCATCACCTTGAAAGGATGCACGGGTAACAATCTAAAAAAGGTGAATGTAGAATTCCCTTTGGGAAAAATGATTGGGGTAACGGGTGTATCGGGCAGCGGAAAATCCACACTTATAAACGAGACCCTCTACCCTATTTTAAATGCCCACTTTTTCAATGCGGTAAAAATCCCCATGCCCTACAAGAGCATTAAAGGTTTGGAGCATATCGATAAAGTTATAGATATTAACCAATCTCCCATTGGGCGAACCCCAAGATCCAATCCCGCTACGTATACAGGTGTATTTAGTGAGATTAGAAGCCTATTTACACAAACTCCCGAAGCGATGATTCGTGGTTACAAACCGGGAAGATTTAGTTTTAACGTAAAAGGTGGTCGTTGTGAAACTTGCCAAGGCGCTGGAGTACGGGTTATAGAAATGAACTTTTTACCAGACGTTACCGTGGCTTGTGAAACTTGTAATGGAAAGCGTTTTAATAGGGAAACCTTAGAGATTCGATACAAAGGAAAATCAATATCCGATGTGTTGGATATGACAATCAATGAGGCTGTGGATTTTTTTGAAAACATCCCCAAAATACACCGAAAACTGGCCACTTTACAAGATGTAGGCTTGGGCTATATTACACTTGGGCAGCAATCTACCACCCTCTCGGGTGGCGAAGCACAACGGGTTAAGCTCGCTACGGAACTTTCCAAAAAAG